From the genome of Xyrauchen texanus isolate HMW12.3.18 chromosome 22, RBS_HiC_50CHRs, whole genome shotgun sequence, one region includes:
- the lft2 gene encoding lefty2, which yields MALLIQLFICATFISFTEGFDHEDMKQAMIQKLGLTELPRIQKRDLENLVIPAHIKNKYLFMLKLHNKRKRRSLPSLAGILRGIHGSADITGKIKYSDTTRQRLVFDMEARLQENTEVTMAELKLYQTAVQNPSKPERRHHRPINNARVSIYWVEVLGDGSNRTSLVDSRLVPIHETGWRSFDVTQAIHYWSKSQKKTPLHLEVWTEGERPGSYAAEMAKRVRFATQDLKENTLEKDSAPELVFYTLNLDEYGSYGNCNSSPNSSKCCRDEYFINFRELTWTQYWIIEPAGYQAFRCAGGCKQPMRGFYGYGQRTCVEMESAPLPMMYLVKKGDYTEIEVAEFPNMIVEKCGCSMDKIPPV from the exons ATGGCTTTGCTCATCCAGCTGTTCATTTGTGCCACATTCATCTCATTTACTGAGGGATTCGACCATGAGGATATGAAGCAAGCTATGATACAAAAACTTGGACTAACAGAACTTCCCAGGATTCAGAAGAGAGATCTGGAAAATCTGGTTATCCCAGCTCACATCAAGAATAAATATCTTTTCATGCTAAAACTGCATAACAAAAGGAAGAGAAGATCTCTGCCAAGTTTGGCAGGAATTCTGAGAGGAATCCATGGGAGTGCAG ATATAACAGGAAAAATCAAGTACTCTGACACAACTCGACAACGTCTTGTGTTTGACATGGAGGCGAGGCTGCAAGAAAACACTGAAGTTACGATGGCAGAGTTGAAACTCTACCAAACAGCTGTGCAAAACCCATCCAAACCTGAGCGAAGGCACCACAGACCCATTAACAATGCAAGAGTGAGCATCTACTGGGTGGAAGTGTTGGGAGACGGCTCTAATAGAACATCTCTTGTAGACTCCAG ATTGGTTCCAATCCATGAAACTGGTTGGAGGAGCTTTGATGTCACTCAGGCGATACATTACTGGTCTAAATCGCAAAAGAAGACACCATTGCATCTGGAGGTGTGGACCGAGGGAGAGAGACCAGGGAGCTATGCAGCTGAAATGGCCAAGAGAGTACGCTTTGCAACACAAGATCTGAAGGAGAACACCTTGGAGAAGGACAGTGCACCAGAACTTGTGTTCTACACCTTAAACCTGGATGAATATGG ATCCTATGGTAACTGCAACTCCAGCCCAAACAGTAGCAAATGCTGTCGTGATGAGTACTTCATAAACTTCCGTGAGCTCACCTGGACGCAGTATTGGATCATCGAACCGGCCGGGTACCAAGCGTTCCGCTGCGCCGGAGGATGCAAGCAGCCCATGCGCGGTTTCTATGGTTACGGACAGAGGACGTGCGTGGAGATGGAGAGCGCGCCACTGCCCATGATGTACCTGGTGAAAAAGGGAGATTACACGGAAATCGAGGTGGCAGAGTTTCCGAACATGATTGTGGAGAAGTGTGGATGCTCCATGGACAAAATCCCTCCAGTTTGA
- the ahi1 gene encoding jouberin, with protein sequence MPAGQSDVRAKTKARFDEVLKRYANPPSEKKKARQTVDQSQDVIVLQTLKKNLDLSKATEDDETILHNTYNPAQGSPRFTKNRRREREVSEKANLNNSASEEESTLTEGKKKSKRKLPPLPLPPQDEEDNVGRPETEIKTDTVGEHKRKARKGKSRRGKDVSGQIGETETEDDYLQEYQHQISKAEEKALKKTARKKNTEKLTESQEVPVLNNELEKKLKSRKRDDHRSQSELSLDNQIENVQDDVMEEFREDTVKPKVKKKKKLKEVIVEEERVEEKQVFDDSLVLGVYIHRTDKLKTDLLVSHPMVKVHVVDEITGHYVKKEDSHRHVSSFYEQENVEHILPIITQPFDFKKHKTTVPEWEEQIIFNERFGYFLQDDDESPRVILFFEILDFISMEEARTNVSVDRHERGFRKIAWAFLKLLGTNGMLNIDTKLRLQLYCPPPRAKKLPQTVEVFQWWSKFPRNKYSSTLYITVKGLKPPEHVDPCIRSMMALQQERGSTSYSELNTVMSNKSSTQIRESKSETMKWSRMPGQVCRIPNKPMHSFRGGQMGCFTLRFSHDGWALAAACADRDAFPIIIYEIPSGKVLVSFNGHLSVVYDLCWSKDDKGLLTASSDGTVRVWNVEQLQSPTPKTLPHPSFVYCAQFHPQAQNLVVTGGYDGLLRVWDVDVKDTNGQLLQEFEGHKTFINTLCFDSEGNRMFSADNSGFIIVWGTKVVAGSRHGPTGQWRVEREIREADLNGISINSLEVHPNGRRLLIHAKDSVLRVMDLRILAVKKYIGATNYRDRINSTFTPCGSFIFSGSEDGLAYVWNSETGDQVAVYSELCYSSALRAVAFHPHENMVAFCAFGQNQPIHLYLFDRKVAQVEVESLRGLNHSENTYSKADRNSSEAMTFQYPSATGMDRFASTARVSLKMQRVKQKLDSVLEPHRSSPSVDLYEQGVMSHLGRSLEGMTSYLPPSLLSPHSKLQMSSSLSAQLIPQATISSQNCGYSPASQPIRRTPSLKHQKSLLDYEISQQVEPDFGQIHQTVVSLYEYRANRSDELSIRRGDVIHVLYKDNDTWWFGRLVSGQEGYFPASYVADEGNFEEELSRALEAQPSLLDESEQGAECATPIQLSAAISASGELKFISELVIDPEASSTKTKKKKKKVKRSEVPVDLHQAVSSDPEMLSTSSRRIRPLPKLGRENQTEDEVPD encoded by the exons ATGCCAGCAG GTCAAAGTGATGTGAGAGCGAAGACGAAAGCTCGTTTTGACGAGGTGTTAAAGAGATATGCAAACCCTCCTtctgaaaaaaagaaagccaGGCAGACCGTTGACCAGTCCCAGGATGTTATTGTG CTTCAGACATTGAAGAAAAACCTAGATTTGAGTAAAGCCACTGAAGATGATGAAACTATCCTCCATAACACATACAATCCAGCTCAGGGCAGCCCCAGATTTACCAAAAACAGGCGCAGAGAGAGGGAGGTGTCGGAGAAGGCCAACTTAAACAATTCTGCCAGTGAAGAGGAGTCCACGTTGACCGAAGGGAAAAAGAAAAGCAAAAGGAAACTGCCACCATTACCACTTCCTCCTCAAGATGAAGAAGACAATGTCGGGAGACCTGAAACAGAAATTAAAACTGATACCGTTGGGGAACATAAAAGGAAAGCGAGAAAAGGGAAGAGCAGAAGAGGAAAGGATGTCAGTGGACAGAtaggagagacagagacagaagaTGATTATTTACAGGAGTACCAGCATCAGATCTCAAAGGCAGAGGAGAAAGCTTTAAAGAAAACTGCACGGAAGAAGAACACGGAAAAGCTGACAGAGAGTCAAGAGGTACCTGTGTTAAACAATGAGCTTGAGAAAAAGCTGAAATCAAGGAAACGTGATGATCATAGAAG TCAAAGTGAACTGTCATTGGATAACCAGATCGAAAATGTTCAGGATGATGTCATGGAGGAATTCAGGGAGGACACAGTCAAACCAaaagtgaaaaagaaaaagaaactaaaagaag TGATTGTTGAGGAAGAACGCGTTGAGGAAAAACAGGTCTTTGATGACAGTCTGGTGCTTGGAGTTTATATCCACCGGACAGACAAGCTGAAGACCGACCTTCTGGTGTCTCACCCCATGGTTAAAGTTCATGTAGTCGATGAGATCACTGGACATTATGTCAAGAAGGAGGACAG CCATCGTCATGTATCATCGTTCTATGAGCAAGAGAATGTTGAGCACATTCTGCCCATCATAACTCAACCCTTCGACTTCAAGAAACATAAAACAACAGTTCCAGAGTGGGAGGAGCAGATCATATTTAATGAGCGCTTCGGCTACTTCCTGCAAGATGATGACGAGAGTCCACGGGTGATACTGTTCTTTGAG ATTTTGGATTTCATCAGCATGGAGGAAGCGAGAACAAACGTCTCTGTCGACAGGCATGAGCGGGGATTCAGGAAAATTGCCTGGGCTTTTTTGAAG CTTTTAGGAACCAATGGCATGCTGAACATCGACACCAAACTGCGTCTGCAGCTGTACTGCCCACCTCCCCGTGCAAAAAAACTGCCACAAACTGTTGAAGTGTTTCAATGGTGGTCAAAGTTCCCAAGGAACAAATATTCCTCAACCCTCTACATCACAGTAAAAGGCCTCAAACCACCAGAACAT GTGGACCCTTGTATCCGCTCCATGATGGCTCTGCAGCAGGAACGGGGTAGCACCTCCTACAGTGAGCTCAATACTGTGATGAGCAATAAAAGCAGCACCCAGATTCGGGAGAGCAAGTCAGAAACCATGAAGTGGAGCCGCATGCCTGGACag GTGTGCCGCATCCCAAACAAGCCAATGCATTCCTTCCGTGGAGGTCAAATGGGCTGTTTTACTCTGCGTTTCTCCCATGATGGGTGGGCACTTGCTGCCGCGTGTGCAGATAGAGATGCATTCCCTATCATTA TATATGAGATTCCCTCTGGGAAAGTTCTAGTATCCTTTAATGGTCACCTCAGTGTGGTGTATGATCTCTGCTGGTCCAAAGATGACAAAGGACTATTAACCGCATCCTCTGATGGAACAGTACg aGTGTGGAATGTTGAACAACTGCAGAGTCCCACTCCCAAAACTCTCCCTCACCCGTCGTTTGTGTACTGTGCCCAGTTTCACCCTCAAGCCCAGAATCTGGTGGTGACGGGGGGTTACGACGGGCTCTTGCGGGTCTGGGACGTGGACGTAAAAGACACCAATGGGCAGCTTCTGCAAGAGTTTGAAGGGCACAAGACTTTCATCAATACACTGTGTTTCGATTCAGAAG GGAACAGAATGTTTTCTGCTGATAATTCCGGGTTTATTATCGTTTGGGGAACCAAGGTGGTGGCTGGATCTCGTCATGGACCAACCGGTCAATGGAGAGTAGAAAGG GAGATTCGAGAAGCTGATCTGAATGGCATATCCATCAACTCATTAGAGGTGCATCCAAATGGAAGACGACTTTTAATCCATGCCAAAGATAGCGTTTTAAGAGTCATGGATCTGAGAAT TCTTGCAGTGAAGAAATATATAGGTGCCACAAACTACAGGGATCGCATCAACAGCACGTTCACCCCCTGTGGAAGCTTCATCTTTTCAGGAAGTGAAGACGGACTGGCGTATGTGTGGAATTCAGAGACAG GTGACCAGGTCGCTGTATACTCTGAGCTGTGTTATTCATCTGCGCTTCGAGCTGTAGCTTTCCACCCTCATGAGAACATGGTGGCATTCTGTGCCTTCGGCCAGAATCAACCAATACATCTCTATCTGTTTGACAGAAAAG TGGCTCAGGTGGAGGTGGAGAGTTTGAGAGGTCTGAACCATTCAGAGAATACATACAGTAAGGCGGACAGGAATTCATCAGAGGCAATGACCTTCCAGTACCCCTCTGCCACTGGCATGGACCGATTCGCAAGCACAGCCCGTGTGTCCCTAAAGATGCAGCGCGTCAAACAGAAACTCGACTCTGTACTG GAGCCACATCGCAGTTCCCCTAGTGTGGATCTGTATGAACAAG gaGTCATGTCTCACTTGGGTAGAAGCCTAGAG GGTATGACGTCATATCTTCCTCCGTCTCTACTGTCCCCTCATTCTAAACTCCAGATGTCCAGTTCTCTCAGTGCTCAACTCATTCCACAGGCAACAATCAGCTCACAAAACT GTGGTTACAGTCCTGCCAGTCAGCCCATTAGAAGAACTCCTTCCCTTAAACACCAAAAG AGTTTACTGGATTATGAAATCTCTCAACAAGTAGAACCAGACTTTGGGCAAATCCATCAGACG GTTGTGTCATTGTATGAGTACAGAGCCAATCGATCAGATGAGTTATCGATACGGCGTGGTGACGTGATTCATGTGCTGTACAAAGACAATGACACCTGGTGGTTTGGGCGGCTGGTCAGTGGACAAGAGGGATATTTCCCAGCATCTTATGTGGCTGATGAAG GGAATTTTGAGGAGGAGCTGTCTCGAGCTTTAGAAGCACAACCTTCACTGTTAGATGAGTCTGAACAAGGAGCTGAGTGTGCAACACCAATCCAG ctgtcTGCAGCCATCAGTGCCTCTGGAGAACTCAAGTTCATCTCAGAGTTGGTCATTGATCCTGAAGCCTCCTCCACTAA aacaaagaaaaagaagaaaaaggtgAAGAGAAGTGAAGTTCCCGTTGATCTTCATCAGGCTGTCTCATCAGATCCTGAGATGCTTTCGACATCTTCCAGAAGAATTCGACCTCTCCCCAAACTGGGCAGAGAAAACCAAACTGAGGATGAAGTTCCAGACTGA